In Nitrospirota bacterium, a genomic segment contains:
- the rpoB gene encoding DNA-directed RNA polymerase subunit beta gives MAESMVSEFVERKDFSRIRASIGIPDLIEIQKRSYEQFLQMEVEPERRADQGLQAALASVFPIADYNNTAVLEFSSYSLGTPKYDVRECLEQGMTYAVPLKLRVRLVVFDKEDKGLKRKVLDVREQEVYVGELPLMTERGTFIINGTERVVVSQLHRSPGASFTHDKGRTHASGKVLYSARIIPYRGSWLDFEFDARDILYVRIDRRRKMPATILLKAFGYSGDDLLKMYYPVEEIRVVKGKLLRKLDPEIHHGLKCSMEVTEKGSREPLVREGAKLTKALIARLKTAGVKEIPVAPGELVGRAVLTELVDPTSKERILDKNQRLTAEIIDKILRSDVEGFKVIYLDTATATPVILDTLEMERTSSKEEAMVEIYRRLRPGETPSVETAKALFENLFQNPKRYDLSPVGRLKLNKKLGLDLPLEQRTLTAQDIVEVVRYLVNLKMGKGEIDDIDHLGNRRVRSVGELLENQFRLGLVRMERSIKERMNLLDMETVLPHDLINAKPVVAAIKEFFSSSQLSQFMDQTNPLAEITHKRRLSALGPGGLTRERAGFEVRDVHPSHYSRICPIETPEGPNIGLITSLATYARINEFGFIEAPYRKVVKGRVTDDIEYLSAIEGDKYVIAQANSKVDASGRLVSETVSARYGGDFITATPDKVEYMDVSPKQVVSVATALVPFLEHDDANRALMGSNMQRQAVPLIKSEAPLVGTGMEAVVARDSGYVVQAKRDGVVESVDATRIVVRADSKDGRKRNDAGLDVYDLIKFQRSNQNTCITQTPVVRLGQPVKKGQVLADGPAIDRGELALGKNVLVAFMPWGGYNFEDAILISEKLVREDTFTSIHIEEFEIEARDTKLGKEEITRDIPNVGEEALRNLDESGIIRIGAEVKPGDILVGKVTPKGETQLTPEEKLLRAIFGEKAGDVKDTSLTVPPGVEGIVVDVKIFSRKGLDKDERSKSIESEDVMKLQRDHQDELRIIDEEKTKKIRKLLLGKVVGRDLMDPETGDVILKKKGKLTADILKRLSDDAVRHIILSDPDEQKELEDIERRAKEQIEILQTLYDEKVGRLKRGDELPPGVIKLVKVYIAMKRKIQVGDKMAGRHGNKGVVSRVLPEEDMPYLPDGTPVEIVLNPLGVPSRMNVGQILETHLGWAAHVLGIKVSSPVFDGASEKEIKDLLKKAKLPTSGQTILMDGRTGEPFGSAVTVGYMYVMKLHHLVDDKIHARSIGPYSLVTQQPLGGKAQFGGQRLGEMEVWALQAYGAASTLQEFLTVKSDDVPGRSRMYEAIVKGEPFLEPGLPESFNVLVKELQSLGLDVELVKAKD, from the coding sequence ATGGCGGAATCGATGGTCAGCGAGTTCGTCGAGCGGAAGGATTTTTCGCGAATCCGTGCCAGCATCGGAATTCCCGATTTGATCGAGATTCAGAAACGTTCGTACGAGCAGTTTCTCCAGATGGAAGTGGAGCCGGAGCGCCGTGCGGACCAGGGGCTGCAGGCGGCCTTGGCCAGCGTCTTCCCGATCGCGGACTACAACAATACCGCAGTGCTCGAATTCTCCAGTTATTCGCTCGGGACACCGAAGTACGACGTGCGGGAATGTCTCGAGCAGGGCATGACCTACGCCGTCCCCCTGAAGCTGCGGGTCCGGCTGGTCGTCTTCGACAAGGAAGACAAGGGTCTGAAGCGGAAGGTGCTCGACGTGCGCGAGCAGGAAGTGTACGTGGGCGAGCTGCCGCTCATGACGGAGCGCGGCACGTTCATCATCAACGGGACCGAACGCGTCGTGGTGAGCCAGCTCCACCGCTCTCCGGGGGCGTCGTTCACCCACGACAAGGGCCGGACGCATGCGAGCGGCAAGGTGCTCTATTCCGCGCGGATCATTCCGTATCGGGGGTCGTGGCTCGATTTCGAGTTCGACGCCAGGGATATCTTGTACGTGCGCATCGATCGGCGCCGAAAAATGCCGGCGACGATTCTCCTGAAGGCGTTCGGATACTCCGGCGACGACCTCCTGAAGATGTACTACCCGGTGGAGGAAATCCGAGTGGTGAAGGGCAAGCTCCTGCGCAAGCTGGACCCCGAGATCCATCATGGGCTCAAATGCTCCATGGAGGTGACGGAGAAGGGCAGCAGGGAACCGCTGGTACGTGAAGGCGCCAAGCTGACCAAGGCCCTCATTGCGCGGCTGAAGACAGCAGGAGTGAAGGAGATTCCCGTAGCTCCCGGGGAACTCGTCGGCCGCGCCGTGTTGACCGAGTTGGTCGATCCGACCTCGAAAGAAAGGATTCTCGACAAGAATCAGCGGCTCACCGCCGAAATCATCGACAAAATTCTCCGGAGCGACGTCGAGGGATTCAAGGTGATCTACCTCGACACGGCGACGGCCACGCCGGTCATTCTCGACACCCTGGAAATGGAGCGGACGTCCTCGAAAGAAGAGGCGATGGTCGAGATCTACCGGCGGTTGCGCCCCGGTGAGACGCCGTCGGTCGAAACGGCCAAGGCGCTCTTCGAGAATCTTTTCCAGAATCCCAAGCGTTACGATCTGTCGCCGGTCGGGCGGCTCAAACTGAACAAGAAGCTCGGATTGGACCTGCCGCTGGAGCAGCGCACGCTCACCGCGCAGGACATCGTCGAAGTGGTCCGTTATCTGGTGAATCTCAAGATGGGGAAGGGCGAGATCGACGATATCGACCATCTTGGAAACCGGCGCGTCCGCTCGGTCGGCGAGTTGCTGGAGAATCAGTTCCGGTTGGGGCTGGTCCGGATGGAGCGCAGCATCAAGGAGCGGATGAATCTGCTCGACATGGAAACGGTGCTACCGCATGATCTGATCAACGCCAAGCCGGTCGTGGCGGCGATCAAAGAGTTCTTCAGCAGCAGCCAGTTGTCCCAATTCATGGACCAGACCAACCCTCTGGCGGAAATCACGCACAAGCGTCGGCTGTCGGCGTTGGGTCCGGGCGGATTGACACGGGAACGAGCCGGGTTCGAGGTGCGAGACGTTCATCCGTCCCACTACAGCCGCATCTGTCCGATCGAAACGCCGGAAGGTCCGAATATCGGATTGATTACATCGCTGGCCACCTATGCGCGCATCAACGAGTTCGGGTTTATCGAGGCGCCCTATCGGAAAGTGGTGAAAGGGCGCGTGACGGATGACATCGAGTATCTGTCGGCGATCGAGGGCGACAAGTACGTCATCGCGCAGGCCAACTCGAAGGTGGATGCGTCCGGGCGGTTGGTGTCCGAGACGGTCTCCGCGCGCTACGGCGGCGATTTCATCACCGCGACGCCGGACAAGGTCGAATACATGGACGTGTCGCCCAAACAGGTCGTCAGCGTCGCCACGGCGCTGGTGCCGTTCCTGGAACACGACGATGCCAACCGCGCGCTCATGGGCTCGAACATGCAACGGCAGGCCGTGCCGCTGATCAAGTCCGAGGCGCCGCTGGTGGGCACCGGGATGGAAGCGGTCGTCGCCCGGGATTCCGGCTATGTCGTGCAGGCGAAGCGCGACGGCGTCGTGGAAAGCGTGGACGCCACGCGGATCGTGGTGCGGGCCGATTCGAAGGACGGCCGCAAGCGGAACGACGCCGGGCTGGATGTCTACGACCTGATCAAGTTCCAGCGGTCGAATCAGAACACCTGCATCACGCAGACGCCGGTCGTGCGGTTGGGACAGCCGGTCAAGAAGGGCCAGGTGCTGGCGGACGGACCGGCGATCGACCGGGGCGAGCTCGCGCTCGGGAAGAACGTGCTGGTCGCCTTCATGCCCTGGGGCGGCTATAACTTCGAGGACGCGATCCTCATCAGCGAGAAGCTGGTCCGCGAGGACACCTTCACCTCGATCCACATCGAGGAATTCGAGATCGAGGCGCGCGATACGAAGTTGGGCAAGGAAGAGATCACGCGCGATATCCCCAACGTCGGCGAGGAAGCGCTGCGTAACCTCGACGAAAGCGGCATCATCCGCATCGGAGCGGAAGTCAAACCCGGAGACATCCTTGTCGGTAAAGTCACGCCGAAAGGCGAGACGCAGTTGACGCCGGAAGAGAAGCTGCTCCGCGCGATCTTCGGCGAAAAGGCCGGGGACGTCAAGGACACGTCGCTCACGGTCCCGCCCGGCGTGGAAGGCATCGTCGTCGATGTGAAGATCTTCTCCCGCAAAGGGCTGGACAAGGACGAGCGCTCGAAGAGCATTGAGAGCGAGGACGTGATGAAGCTGCAGCGCGATCATCAGGACGAGCTGCGCATCATCGACGAGGAGAAGACCAAGAAGATCCGGAAGCTGTTGTTGGGGAAAGTGGTGGGCCGCGATCTGATGGATCCGGAAACGGGCGATGTCATTCTCAAGAAGAAGGGCAAGCTGACGGCGGACATTCTGAAACGCCTGTCCGACGACGCCGTCCGGCACATTATCTTGAGCGATCCGGACGAACAGAAAGAGCTGGAGGATATCGAGCGGCGGGCCAAGGAGCAGATCGAGATTCTGCAGACGCTGTATGACGAGAAGGTCGGACGCCTGAAGCGCGGCGACGAGCTGCCCCCCGGCGTGATCAAGCTCGTGAAGGTCTATATCGCGATGAAGCGGAAGATCCAGGTCGGCGACAAGATGGCTGGCCGGCACGGCAACAAGGGTGTGGTGTCGCGGGTGCTGCCCGAAGAAGACATGCCGTATCTGCCGGACGGGACGCCGGTGGAGATTGTGTTGAATCCGTTGGGCGTGCCGTCCCGTATGAACGTCGGACAGATTCTAGAGACCCACCTCGGCTGGGCGGCGCACGTGCTGGGCATCAAGGTCTCCAGCCCGGTGTTCGACGGCGCCTCGGAAAAAGAAATCAAGGACTTGCTGAAAAAGGCGAAGCTCCCGACCAGCGGCCAAACCATCCTCATGGACGGGCGGACCGGCGAGCCATTCGGCAGTGCGGTCACGGTCGGGTACATGTACGTCATGAAACTGCACCACCTGGTCGACGACAAGATTCACGCCCGGTCGATCGGGCCTTATTCGTTGGTCACGCAGCAGCCGCTGGGCGGCAAAGCGCAATTCGGCGGCCAGCGGCTCGGCGAGATGGAGGTCTGGGCGCTTCAGGCCTACGGCGCGGCGTCGACGCTGCAGGAGTTCCTCACCGTCAAATCGGACGATGTGCCGGGCCGGTCGCGCATGTACGAAGCGATCGTCAAAGGCGAGCCGTTCCTCGAGCCTGGTCTGCCGGAGTCGTTCAACGTGCTCGTCAAAGAACTGCAGAGCCTCGGTCTCGATGTCGAGCTGGTCAAGGCAAAGGACTGA
- the rplL gene encoding 50S ribosomal protein L7/L12, whose product MTQEELIKAIESMSVLELSELVKGLETRFGVTAAAPVAVAAAPAAGGAAAAPAEEKTSFDVILSSAAADKKIQVIKVVRELTNLGLKEAKDLVEGAPKPVKTGVTKEEAETMKKKLEDSGAKVEVK is encoded by the coding sequence CTGACGCAGGAAGAGTTGATCAAAGCGATTGAAAGCATGAGTGTGTTGGAGTTGTCGGAACTGGTCAAGGGGTTGGAAACTCGATTCGGCGTCACGGCGGCGGCACCGGTCGCGGTGGCGGCGGCGCCGGCGGCGGGCGGGGCTGCGGCGGCGCCAGCCGAGGAAAAGACCTCATTCGATGTCATTTTGTCCAGCGCGGCCGCGGATAAGAAAATCCAGGTCATCAAGGTCGTCCGCGAGCTCACCAACCTGGGGCTGAAGGAAGCCAAGGACCTTGTGGAAGGCGCGCCGAAACCGGTCAAGACCGGCGTGACAAAGGAAGAAGCCGAGACGATGAAGAAGAAACTCGAGGATAGCGGCGCAAAGGTCGAGGTGAAGTAG
- the rplA gene encoding 50S ribosomal protein L1 — protein sequence MGKKMEAARKRVEPRPYGLKEAVEAVKQSAYAKFDESVDLAIRLGVDPKRSDQMVRGTTVLPHGTGKKLRVLVFAKGEKEQEARQAGADYVGAEDLMEKIKGGWMDFDCAIATPDLMASVGKLGKVLGPRGLMPNPKTGTVTFEVGKAIQEIRKGRVEYKVEKAGIVHVPIGKVSFEADRLFENAQAILESVMKAKPASCKGKYLKSVTISSTMGPGVKLDTAAIAKQWS from the coding sequence ATGGGAAAGAAGATGGAGGCGGCGCGGAAAAGGGTGGAGCCACGACCGTACGGACTGAAGGAAGCTGTAGAAGCTGTCAAGCAGTCCGCCTACGCGAAATTCGACGAATCGGTGGATCTGGCGATCAGATTGGGGGTTGATCCGAAGCGATCGGATCAGATGGTTAGGGGAACAACAGTGCTGCCTCACGGTACGGGAAAGAAATTGCGCGTATTGGTATTTGCCAAGGGCGAGAAAGAGCAAGAGGCTCGCCAGGCTGGCGCGGACTATGTGGGGGCCGAGGACCTCATGGAAAAGATCAAGGGCGGATGGATGGACTTCGACTGTGCGATCGCGACCCCCGATCTGATGGCCTCGGTAGGCAAGCTGGGTAAGGTGCTCGGGCCGCGCGGTCTCATGCCGAATCCCAAGACCGGCACGGTCACATTTGAAGTGGGGAAAGCGATCCAGGAAATCAGAAAAGGGCGGGTCGAATACAAGGTCGAGAAAGCCGGCATCGTGCACGTGCCGATCGGCAAGGTCTCCTTCGAAGCGGATCGACTCTTCGAAAATGCGCAGGCGATCCTGGAATCGGTGATGAAGGCCAAGCCGGCCTCCTGCAAGGGCAAATACCTCAAGAGCGTCACAATTTCCAGCACGATGGGGCCCGGGGTGAAGTTGGATACGGCGGCGATTGCGAAGCAATGGAGCTGA